The following coding sequences lie in one Oryctolagus cuniculus chromosome 7, mOryCun1.1, whole genome shotgun sequence genomic window:
- the TMEM69 gene encoding transmembrane protein 69 gives MLHVIQKLSQASPKILKYPFIMGIGTSRTDKLALKSSLQQNFFSLIQRPWFVSSFPVCVSKTQGYHTSPWSFKKKEKQAVLPPRPPNTISYLTDSPKPALYITLAGLVPFVAPPLVMVMTKTYIPMLAFTQMAYGASFLSFLGGIRWGFALPEDSPAKPDFLNLANSMAPVMFSWFALLTFERLSAAIVTVIVGLGIALHIELFLLPHYPNWFKALRLLVTFVAFFSFAITLLVENIYPEKEPKRPGQTE, from the coding sequence ATACTAAAGTACCCTTTCATAATGGGAATAGGAACCAGCAGAACAGATAAACTTGCTCTCAAGTCATCTCTCCAGCAGAACtttttctctttgattcagaGGCCTTGGTTTGTCTCATCATTTCCAGTGTGTGTTAGCAAGACACAAGGCTATCATACATCCCCTTGGAGCTTTAAGAAGAAGGAGAAGCAAGCAGTACTTCCACCCAGGCCACCAAACACCATCTCTTACCTGACTGACAGCCCCAAACCAGCATTATACATAACTCTAGCAGGACTGGTCCCCTTTGTTGCTCCACCACTGGTCATGGTGATGACAAAGACTTATATCCCCATGTTAGCTTTTACACAGATGGCTTATGGTGCCAGTTTCCTATCTTTCTTGGGAGGGATCAGGTGGGGTTTTGCTCTGCCAGAAGATAGTCCAGCCAAACCAGACTTCCTTAATTTAGCTAATAGTATGGCCCCCGTTATGTTTTCATGGTTTGCCCTCCTTACTTTTGAAAGACTCAGTGCAGCCATAGTCACTGTAATAGTAGGTTTGGGGATAGCATTACACATTGAACTCTTTCTCTTGCCACATTATCCCAACTGGTTCAAAGCCCTGAGGTTACTGGTTACTTTTGTAGCCTTTTTTTCATTTGCAATCACTTTATTAGTTGAAAATATTTATCCAGAGAAAGAACCCAAGAGACCTGGTCAAACAGAATAA